One window of Trifolium pratense cultivar HEN17-A07 linkage group LG5, ARS_RC_1.1, whole genome shotgun sequence genomic DNA carries:
- the LOC123885377 gene encoding polyphenol oxidase A1, chloroplastic-like — protein sequence MASISSSPLSLMSFNVSSNFNTSSSLLNPFSQKHQPSKNRKPKHHQIACTSNDTNQNSPKEQEQKASPRRNVLIGLGGLYGATTFTNNNSLAFGAPVPIPDLTSCVVPPIELPDDIKKIDPPISCCPPFSSDIIDFKFPTFNKLRVRPAAQLVNDDYFAKYNKALELMRALPDDDPRSFYQQANIHCAYCVGGYTQKGYDVELQVHNSWLFLPFHRWYLYFYERILGSLINDPTFAIPFWNWDAPDGMQIPSIFTNPNSSLYDPRRNPTHQPPTIVDLNYNRKNDNPATNPSAEEQIKINLTWMHKQMISNSKTNRQFLGSPYRGGDTPFKGAGSLENIPHTPIHIWTGDPRQPHGEDMGHFYAAGRDPLFYAHHANVDRMWSVWKTLGKKRKDFTDPDWLESEFLFYDENKNLVKVKVKDSANDRKLGYVYQDVDIPWIKYKSKPSRRVKSKDKNKSTRKLVDKFPIVLDSVVSIIVKRPKKSRNSKEKEDEEEILVIDGIEYDNKTEVKFDVIVNDEDDKVIGGENTEFAGSYVSVLHVHDHGKNKKKKNNNNIVTCLRLGLTDLLEDLKAEDDDSIVVTLIPRYGDVKISGIKIELED from the coding sequence ATGGCATCTATCTCATCCTCACCTCTCTCACTTATGTCCTTCAATGTCTCTTCCAATTTCAATACCTCATCCTCTTTACTAAATCCATTTTCCCAAAAACATCAACCCtctaaaaatagaaaaccaAAGCACCATCAAATAGCATGCACTTCCAATGATACTAACCAAAATAGCCCtaaagaacaagaacaaaaagcATCACCTAGAAGAAATGTTCTAATAGGTCTAGGAGGACTTTATGGTGCTACCACTTTCACAAACAACAACTCACTAGCCTTTGGTGCTCCAGTGCCAATTCCAGATCTCACCTCATGTGTAGTTCCACCAATAGAATTACCagatgatataaaaaaaatagacccTCCAATCAGTTGTTGTCCACCATTTTCCTCAGATATCATAGATTTTAAGTTCCCTACTTTTAACAAATTAAGGGTAAGACCAGCTGCACAATTAGTTAATGATGATTATTTTGCAAAATACAATAAAGCCCTTGAACTCATGAGAGCCCTACCAGATGATGATCCAAGAAGTTTTTACCAACAAGCTAACATTCATTGTGCTTATTGTGTTGGTGGTTATACACAAAAAGGTTACGACGTTGAACTACAAGTTCATAATTCTTGGCTATTTTTGCCTTTCCATCGTTGgtatctttatttttatgagaGAATCTTAGGTAGTTTAATCAATGACCCTACTTTTGCCATACCCTTTTGGAATTGGGATGCTCCTGATGGCATGCAAATTCCTTCCATTTTTACAAATCCAAATTCTTCCCTTTATGACCCTAGAAGAAATCCCACACATCAACCACCAACAATCGTTGACCTAAACTATAACAGAAAAAATGATAACCCTGCTACTAATCCAAGTGCAGAagaacaaatcaaaatcaaccttACTTGGATGCATAAACAAATGATCTCCAACAGCAAGACCAATAGACAATTTCTTGGAAGCCCTTATCGCGGCGGTGACACACCTTTCAAAGGTGCCGGCTCATTAGAAAATATTCCACATACACCTATTCATATATGGACCGGTGATCCAAGACAGCCTCATGGAGAGGACATGGGACATTTCTATGCCGCAGGAAGAGATCCACTTTTTTACGCTCACCATGCAAATGTGGATAGGATGTGGTCTGTTTGGAAAACGTTAGGTAAAAAAAGGAAGGATTTCACTGACCCGGATTGGCTAGAGTCTGAATTTCTCTTTTATGATGAGAATAAGAATCTTGTTAAAGTGAAAGTCAAGGATAGTGCTAATGATAGAAAGCTTGGTTATGTTTATCAAGATGTTGACATTCCTTGgataaaatataaatctaaaccTAGTAGGAGAGTTAAGTCTAAGGATAAGAATAAGTCAACCAGAAAATTGGTTGATAAGTTTCCTATTGTTTTGGATTCGGTTGTGAGTATCATCGTGAAGAGGCCAAAGAAGTCGAGGAATTCCAAGGAGAAGGAAGATGAAGAGGAGATTTTGGTGATTGATGGGATCGAGTATGATAACAAAACTGAAGTGAAGTTTGATGTTATTGTGAATGATGAAGATGATAAGGTGATTGGGGGTGAAAATACCGAGTTTGCTGGATCCTATGTGAGTGTGCTTCATGTCCATGATCAcggaaaaaataagaagaagaagaataataataatattgttacTTGTTTGAGACTTGGATTAACGGATTTGTTGGAGGATTTGAAAGCTGAAGATGATGATAGTATTGTCGTTACATTGATTCCTAGATACGgggatgtcaaaattagtggcATCAAGATAGAGCTTGAAGATTGA